A window of Cucurbita pepo subsp. pepo cultivar mu-cu-16 chromosome LG06, ASM280686v2, whole genome shotgun sequence contains these coding sequences:
- the LOC111797646 gene encoding protein DOG1-like 4, with product MSSGFNFTGFYATWFDHLRHLIHQLSSTAAKENLSSTTDDLRHLVHTVMSHYNDYYHVKSLAAERDPLSVFNAPWATSLERSLHWIAGWRPTTTFHLIYSESSILFESRIVDILHGLRTGDLGDLSPSQFCRVSELQCQTVEEENAITDELSEWQDNVSELIGTRTELTGKVEGLVSIIKKADDLRLRTVQKVVELLTPKQAVEFLIAAAELQFGVRGWGLNQDRERRNNRDGN from the exons ATGAGCAGCGGGTTCAACTTCACGGGCTTCTACGCCACCTGGTTTGACCATCTCCGCCACCTCATCCACCAGCTTTCCTCCACCGCCGCCAAAGAAAACCTGTCCTCCACCACCGATGACCTCCGCCACCTCGTCCACACTGTCATGTCCCACTACAACGATTACTACCACGTCAAGTCCCTAGCCGCCGAGCGCGACCCTCTCTCCGTCTTCAACGCTCCTTGGGCTACCTCTCTCGAACGCTCCCTCCACTGGATCGCCGGCTGGCGACCCACCACCACGTTCCATCTCATCTACTCTGAATCCTCCATCCTTTTTGAATCACGTATCGTTGATATTCTCCATGGGCTTCGAACCGGCGACCTCGGGGACCTCTCCCCTTCTCAGTTTTGCCGTGTTAGCGAGCTTCAATGCCAAACT gtggaggaggagaatgCAATAACGGACGAGCTGTCGGAGTGGCAAGACAACGTGAGCGAGCTAATCGGAACAAGGACGGAACTGACGGGGAAAGTGGAAGGTCTGGTGAGCATTATAAAGAAAGCCGACGATCTACGGCTGAGGACAGTGCAGAAGGTGGTGGAGCTTCTCACGCCGAAGCAAGCGGTGGAGTTCCTCATCGCCGCCGCCGAGCTCCAGTTCGGCGTTCGGGGATGGGGGCTGAATCAGGACCGTGAACGGAGAAATAATCGTGACGGTAACTGA
- the LOC111797648 gene encoding histidine-rich glycoprotein-like, with protein sequence MAYSKTFLLLGLLLALLFVSSHVSARFLEEKKSDVESDGHGHHDHGHHDHGHHGHDANVDGLDGHHGHHGGGHGGHHGHDADVDDLDGHHGHHDHHDHHDHHDHHDHHDHHDHHGHHGHDHDAKTEDVKN encoded by the exons ATGGCCTACTCTAAGACCTTCCTCCTCCTCGGCCTCCTCCTCGCTCTTCTGTTCGTCTCCTCCCATGTCTCGGCTCGCTTCCTCG aggaaaagaaaagtgatgTAGAGAGTGACGGTCATGGACACCATGACCACGGACACCACGACCACGGTCACCATGGCCATGACGCTAATGTTGATGGCTTGGATGGTCACCATGGACACCACGGCGGAGGACATGGTGGACACCATGGCCATGACGCTGATGTTGATGACTTAGACGGACACCATGGCCACCACGACCATCACGACCACCACGACCACCACGACCATCATGACCATCACGACCACCACGACCACCACGGACACCACGGTCACGACCATGATGCAAAAACCGAAGACGTTAAGAATTAG
- the LOC111797643 gene encoding uncharacterized protein LOC111797643, which produces MSRFRVLHRRIDSQLGSYFFSSQSTNSLQFHSLSSTSRRSRTFLPEIDGGIGPEIVDVKRNIRSDSVVNQGARSGGSRNEDNVLKGRVDSKGREKLTREDALVRKELSPDMEMFVRYLYREGYFNYANFLPDNKLVLSYFECRHGRDFIKSAAERFGRDNQEIAKWLSGSDLRKVALFGCPSTARRDVFAAKRLRKFFSIQEDTVCHNCTLRQSCKYVNQGVWNCGTKNLNLAVVMQVITQYDLQAIPKQLIVPEDIKASVSRLLKEILKLSPTVSRN; this is translated from the exons ATGTCTCGTTTCAGAGTTCTTCACCGTCGAATTGATTCCCAACTTGGAAGCTATTTCTTCAGTTCACAGTCTACAAATTCCCTCCAATTTCACTCTCTTTCTTCTACTTCTCGAAGATCTCGAACTTTCTTGCCGGAAATCGATGGCGGGATCGGACCAGAAATTGTAGATGTGAAGAGGAATATACGTTCGGATTCTGTGGTTAACCAAGGCGCGAGATCGGGCGGAAGTAGAAATGAGGACAATGTGCTGAAAGGGAGAGTGGATTCTAAGGGGCGAGAGAAATTGACAAGGGAGGACGCTTTGGTCCGTAAAGAGCTTTCTCCGGACATGGAGATGTTTGTGAGATATCTATACAGGGAaggatattttaattatgcgAATTTTTTGCCTGATAACAAACTGGTTCTCAGTTACTTTGAATGTCGTCATGGACGGGATTTTATCAAGTCTGCAGCTGAGCGGTTTGGCAGAGACAATCAAGAAATTGCGAA ATGGTTGTCTGGCAGTGACTTGAGAAAGGTTGCTTTATTTGGATGCCCATCCACTGCTAGAAGAGATGTTTTTGCTGCTAAAAGACTGCGAAAATTCTTTAGTATCCAAGAAGACACA GTTTGTCACAATTGCACCTTGAGACAGTCATGCAAGTATGTGAATCAAGGTGTTTGGAATTGCGGCACcaagaatttaaatttggcAGTCGTTATGCAGGTTATTACTCAATATGACTTGCAAGCTATACCAAAACAACTTATAGTACCTGAAGACATTAAGGCTTCTGTAAGCCGATTGCTGAAAGAGATATTGAAACTGAGCCCGACCGTGTCGAGGAACTAG
- the LOC111797641 gene encoding uncharacterized protein LOC111797641: MSVERSFEAWEEVQRHGQDLADRLAQGFTGLIHSHIAPPSFPWPNPPKSKLFDLEFPGQSFGIKDYGLTAHNAGINGVSSIFDIGNRIGQAGADFGACLNGMVQQFFRQLPVPFGQEENMIASVRMDLDKSWQRDDVGVAVQGKLGTLTDCLHNSETADKDAVSDGVVDDEVSGFDLRAIGHLGRAQGTVNISSTYDSRSLDVDSSIVARGDLWRVEASHGRTTAGNDKSSLFLLQLGPVLFVRDSTLLLPVHISKQHLLWYGYDRKNGMHSLCPAVWSKHRRWLFMSMLCLNPPACSFVDLQFPNGQLTYVSGEGLTTTAFLPFCGGLLQAQGQYPGEMRFSFSCKNKWGTRITPIVQMPDKSFTLDLAQSLAWKRSGLLVKPTIQCSLSRTFGGSNPGFRAEIVHSVKKLLNLMCGCSFIAHPSAFASISIGRSKWNGNVGNSGIVVRVDAPLSNIRRTSFSVQINTGIEC; encoded by the exons ATGTCCGTAGAAAGATCTTTCGAAGCGTGGGAGGAGGTGCAAAGGCATGGTCAGGATTTGGCGGACCGTCTTGCTCAGGGTTTCACAGGACTGATTCATTCTCACATAGCGCCGCCCTCTTTTCCCTGGCCTAATCCCCCCAAGTCCAAGCTCTTTGATCTTGAATTTCCAGGGCAAAGTTTTGGTATCAAGGATTATGGATTGACTGCCCATAATGCAGGAATTAATGGGGTCTCATCGATTTTTGATATTGGCAATAGGATTGGACAAGCTGGCGCTGATTTTGGCGCTTGTTTGAATGGTATGGTACAACAATTTTTTAGACAGCTCCCAGTGCCATTTGGGCAAGAGGAGAATATGATAGCATCGGTTAGGATGGATCTGGATAAGAGTTGGCAGAGGGATGATGTGGGAGTCGCTGTTCAAGGGAAGCTCGGAACATTAACAGACTGCTTGCATAATTCGGAGACGGCTGACAAGGATGCTGTTTCAGATGGGGTGGTTGATGATGAAGTTTCTGGCTTTGATTTGAGGGCTATAGGACACCTGGGTAGGGCACAG GGCACGGTCAATATTTCTTCAACATATGATAGTAGATCACTTGATGTGGACAGTTCAATCGTTGCTAGAGGAGATTTATGGAGAGTAGAGGCTTCACATGGCAGAACCACAGCTGGAAATGATAAGTCATCTTTGTTTCTGCTGCAGCTTGGGCCAGTACTGTTTGTTCGTGACTCGACACTTCTTTTGCCCGTTCATATATCAAAGCAACACTTGCTTTGGTACGGTTATGATAGGAAG AATGGAATGCATTCTCTATGTCCAGCAGTCTGGTCAAAGCATAGAAGGTGGCTGTTTATGTCAATGCTTTGTCTCAATCCCCCAGCTTGT TCCTTTGTTGATTTACAGTTCCCCAACGGGCAGTTGACTTATGTGTCGGGTGAAGGTTTAACTACAACTGCATTTTTGCCCTTTTGTGGAGGCCTCCTTCAAGCTCAAGGTCAATATCCAGGAGAAATGAGATTCAGCTTCTCTTGCAAG AATAAGTGGGGAACCCGAATAACACCAATAGTGCAAATGCCTGACAAATCATTTACTTTGGACCTTGCTCAATCATTGGCTTGGAAGAGATCAGGTCTTCTGGTGAAACCAACTATCCAATGCAG TTTGAGTCGTACTTTTGGTGGAAGCAATCCTGGGTTTCGTGCTGAAATTGTTCATTCAGTGAAGAAACTTCTCAATCTCATGTGCGGCTGTTCTTTCATTGCCCACCCTTCTGCCTTTGCTTCAATTTCT ATCGGCAGGTCGAAATGGAACGGAAACGTTGGGAATTCAGGGATAGTCGTAAGAGTCGACGCTCCACTCTCGAATATCCGTCGAACTTCCTTCTCTGTTCAGATAAATACTGGGATCGAGTGTTGA